TTGAAAGGGATCAaagttagtaggcataatacatTTATACACTTGTAATCAGATCAGATTCGAATACAAACAGCTAGGGTTCATACCTGTTGGGTGGCcgtcgccggcgaagggcccGACCAAGACCTGAGCACCTGGCGTGCGCCGGCGGCGCGAAGCAGCAACGGTGGCGGGATGCGGGATGGCGGAGGGCGGCGGCGTGAGCGCGACAGGGCATGGGGCCAGGGTTCGGATGCTTGGTTTCGCACAGCacaaagggaagagaaggggtgagCATACCTgttgggtgctcgtcgccggcgaaggccCGACCAAGACTTGAGCACCTGGCGTGCGGAGGCGGCGGTGTGAGCGcgaccggtcatgtgatcctCGGAAGGAGCGCGATTGGAGGCAGCATCTCGCGAGGGCAGAGAGCGTGATTGGAGCCTGGTGGACGTCCGGTTTCACCGCGCGTCCTGGTCCACGCGCGGGGGAGCGTGCGAGCGAGCGCCAGGGAAAAGAGGACGTTTGGGTCCACCGCGCGGAGGAGCGTGCGTGCGCGCCGGGGGAGGCGAGCGAGCAAGGGAGAGCATGCGACGCCGCCAGGGAGAAAGATAACGAACCGGGGTAGCACGCCGGGAGCCTCGCCGAAGCACCGTGGACCGGCCGCGCCACCTCCCGCCCGCGGGGTCCACGTCCGCGCGTACCGTGGCTGCCTGGGGAAGCTCGCGTGCTAGGGCCGCGGCTGCCGCACCGCCGGGTCCGCGCGCTACCGTGCCGTCTGGGCTGCGCGCCGGCTTCGCGTGCTCCTATGCCGCCGATGCTGCACACTACCGGGGTCGCACGCCGGCCTGTCTGGCCTCTTCCGCGGCGCCTCCACACTCCGGGGCTCGTGTGTACCTCCTCCGCGCGACGTATGGGgagagaggagtagaggaggacctGGTCGCGCCGGAGGCCTCAACCGCGCCGCTAGGGTTTGCCCTCGCCGGTGCCCCTGTGGTAGCGCAGCACAGGGTCGGGCCACCGGAGCCGGGTAGATGGAGGAGTGTAGCGCGCGTCGCGAATCGGAGCCGGCGAGGGCGGAGCGGCGGCTTCGCGGCGCCGTGGCTACCAGCGACGGCAGCGCTGCCTCGAGGGGTGGGGGccggaaaaccctagcctcgtcGGGGTAGGGCGGCCATGGAGTGCGATGGCGTGGGCGAGCGCAGTGATGGAGCGGCGGCGCGAGggcagggagagagagggagcgtcggcgtgcgttgctacgggagaGGCGGATCGGACGCGtggaggcggcgacggcgaggcggcCGGGCGCGGCATCCGTGCGCGCTGCGGCcaggggagaggaagaggaggtggaTGCGGAGCGGTGGGGGCGGGCGGGAGCTGGCGTCGGCGTGGATCGGACGCACGGTGGGTAGGGGCCGGTGATTGCGGCGTTCTAGCGATTTGCGCGCGAACGGAAGGCGGGTATCGCAGAGAGGCGGAGCGaagatgacaaaaaaaaaaaaaaatcatatgaaaaataattttattttattctttttagttataCGAGAAAATAGTATTCTATTTCTAGGTAGAATTGCATCTAGTATTCTAGTTGCATACATGCATGAGTCTATTCAAGATACTGCCATCATGTCAGAATCGAAAAGGGCAAAGAAAATTTTTCTCGGCCCACCTGTGCAGTGCAAGGAGCATATATGTGCACGGCACCCCACCACCCCCATCCAGCTATACTATCCAAAATAGACCCATTTGTCTGTTTTCCTCTATAACAGGCCTCTCAAATCTATCCCAGTAAAAAATGACACGTGGGATCCATGTGTCAACCTCTTCCTTATCACTTCGCCACAAACGAACTCGCCATGTGAGCTCGCGTCAAGCGCCAGGGGAGGCCCGCTCGTGGGTGGGCAGCAACTCAGCCATATGAGCTTGGGCAGCCGCCGGGGCAGGGCCCCTCATGGGAGGGCGCCCCTCTACTTGTCTGTTTTCTACGGTAACACTATCTAAAACATGCCTCCCAATTCTATCCTAGTAGAGACACGTGGGACCCATGTATCATCCTCTTCCTTATCTCTTCTCCACAAACGAACACGGCCATGCGAGCTCGCGTCGACCACCTATGGCCGGGGCCAGCAAGCGGCGACATAATCCACAAGAGCACTCCGGAATAGTCATATAACTTTCTCACCAACCTGGCTTAAAAGCACTCTGGAATAGTTATATAACTTTCTCACTGACCTAGCTCAAATGCATATGCTCATGACAAAATGCAATGATATAATGCAGCTGCAAGTATACTTACCTCATCTACCATATTCATCCACCATCATAAACATCCACTTACCTCATGATGATCAACGTAGGATAAGAGATTCATCAATAAAATCATATATAACTTACTTTAAAGGGACAACTGAATTCATGATTAGGTATATTATCTTGATTCAGTTAATGTTATGACAATGTGTAGGTGGAATAAACAAGTCAAGCCGTAGCAACCACCACTACGTTTACTTGCCTCGAGACAACGATGCAAAAACGTGAGCTAGAACGATCCAAACGCGGTCTACCTGTTCAAACATCATCACCTTAGAAAATAAACTCATACAAATATTAACAAATGACACATAAATCACTTCTACAGCTCGTGCTACCGTTTCTCCCAAAACAGCGACCAAACAATCAATCAAGAGTAGGAACCCTACTTCACTTTTTTGTTGTGGATAAATTACttgttcaaaaattatgaaacttttacagAAGATGAAAAACACTATCATCTAGAACTTTGATATAATACAATCTAGCATATTAGATGTCCAAGACCGCATAAACAACCTTTGAACTTAACTGAACGTTTCTGACAACTAAAATAGGACAACAAATTTCTAAAACACATAAATGCAGTTATACTAGTCCAAAAATTATATTGTTTACCAATCTGGTAAGCCTAAGAAAAACACTATAACTTTTGTTCAGATCATATGTTCAAAGTCATCTATTAAGACGGTGAAAAACAGATTAAATCTAAAACGGTCACGATTCTCGTTACTGAAAAATAGCCATCTTAAAAAGACCATATCTCTCAAACTACAAGGGTTATGATGGTGATCTTGCTGTCAAAGGAAACATGCTGAAGtcatctacaactttgtcaacaacGACATATTTTAGAGCCTGTTTGGTTCCATTTAGTctctggactaaagtttagtccctacATGTTTGGATCCAAGGACTAAAGGTTATTAAAGCTACTATACAAAGACCAAAATGCCCCTCTTCTcactctccctctccttctgtgCATTAACGAGGGGTAGGGGTGTCTTTTGGCTGGTTTAGTCCCCTTTAGTCATCCCAAGGGACTAGAGGACTAAACCCGTTTAGTCACTTTTTAGTCACCTTATTTGGCAATTTAGTGACTAAAAGGGGCCAAAACCTAGTCACCTGgaaccaaacaaggccttattaaGGCCATTAAGATGCCCTAAAAATTCGATGAACACAGACAGCACAACCTAGGCCCACTCGCTAGA
The nucleotide sequence above comes from Miscanthus floridulus cultivar M001 chromosome 18, ASM1932011v1, whole genome shotgun sequence. Encoded proteins:
- the LOC136524093 gene encoding uncharacterized protein yields the protein MVDEVLLYSSLPIRRAEEVHTSPGVWRRRGRGQTGRRATPVVCSIGGIGAREAGAQPRRHGSARTRRCGSRGPSTRASPGSHGTRGRGPRGREVARPVHGASARLPACYPGSLSFSLAASHALPCSLASPGAHARSSARWTQTSSFPWRSLARSPARGPGRAVKPDVHQAPITLSALARCCLQSRSFRGSHDRSRSHRRLRTPGAQVLVGPSPATSTQQVCSPLLFPLCCAKPSIRTLAPCPVALTPPPSAIPHPATVAASRRRRTPGAQVLVGPFAGDGHPTGYEAYMCTPNVLYWICVCYSVCFDKLCSECVLALVLPILPTLACFDLLCPCGQANGIFAAAAANLLFLC